From the Quercus lobata isolate SW786 chromosome 6, ValleyOak3.0 Primary Assembly, whole genome shotgun sequence genome, one window contains:
- the LOC115950986 gene encoding DEAD-box ATP-dependent RNA helicase 46 — protein MATAEPAAASLGPRYAPDDPTLPKPWKGLIDGSTGVLYYWNPETNVTQYEKPASLAPPMPVGQPTVASTPKLAAIPMAQSMPANGVIAQHGQQITQAPQQQGQHMSQLPQQHSQLMAQQQSSMVAQVSHPQGSQMVQGAQQHGSQMGQHLQQQGQPPVSQPHHFMQQMMQYPAQHIPQQQPIQHMPQQSTQQVLQQPGQQMPQQAIQQMPQQLGQQTPQHQGSQMAQPQAHQFTHPQLQYMAYQQSMIPQGQQSSQQQAQHDAQGQQFANQQEYKAAFPNREEVDFQNRNQIGFSPSQFQQPGTSSIHNLPAGSNSVQMPQMGVHSGQAQQYGGSLGSMQQPSMGQLQQTRPDLVHQQHGPRFQNQLGPAMMHSQQSNVPPVGSKVGHEDNLHGRTGNEYYFNANKEGPTGPQDPKLAVIPMARNPQEMRISGAPFQSPKPGHANAVNAVTGHAMHMHGHAAGGPPFSSNALMRSPFVGSTDVTGLSPVEVYRQQHEVSATGDNVPAPFMTFEETGFPPEILREIYSAGFSSPTPIQAQTWPIALQSRDIVAIAKTGSGKTLGYLIPAFMLLRHCRNDPQNGPTVLVLAPTRELATQIQEEVMKFGRSSGISCTCLYGGASKGLQLKELDRGADIVVATPGRLNDILESKKIDFIQVSLLVLDEADRMLDMGFEPQIRKIVNEIPPRRQTLMYTATWPKEVRKIAGDLLVNPVQVNIGSVDELAANKAITQYVEVVPQMEKQRRLEQILRSQERGSKIIIFCSTKRLCDQLARSIGRSFGAAAIHGDKSQGERDYVLNQFRSGKSPILVATDVAARGLDIKDIRVVINYDFPTGVEDYVHRIGRTGRAGATGMSYTFFSEQDWKYAADLIKVLEGANQLVPQEVREIALRGAPGFVKDRGGISHFDSGSGGGGYGRYDSGGRGGMRDGGFGGRGGRDGNFGGRGGMRAGGFGGRGGMRDGAVSGHGGRSDFFPGRSNRGRGFGGPSGSNVGWGRNDRGPYDRYNNMDGRGRGRGRGRFDNRRDVDRKRGRSYSRSPEKVRTWGYSRSSSRSRSRSRSRSRSRSRSWSRGRSYSRSPRRSRSCSYSRSPRRSRSRSHSRSYDKYERPHERNSNEKDVTMPAFEAAPESGMSPMSPGTRGNASPGANLIAQLPVVESTEAGLPEDAVVLSHQSAAAP, from the exons ATGGCTACTGCGGAGCCCGCTGCTGCTTCTCTTGGTCCACGGTATGCGCCTGATGATCCCACCCTTCCGAAACCTTGGAAGGGTTTGATTGATGGAAGCACGGGTGTGTTATACTACTGGAATCCTGAAACGAACGTCACCCAATATGAAAAGCCAGCCTCTTTGGCACCACCTATGCCGGTTGGCCAGCCTACTGTTGCTTCTACGCCTAAGTTGGCTGCAATACCAATGGCCCAGTCAATGCCAGCAAATGGTGTGATAGCTCAGCACGGGCAGCAGATAACACAAGCCCCACAACAGCAGGGGCAACACATGAGCCAGTTACCTCAACAGCACAGTCAATTAATGGCACAACAGCAGAGTTCAATGGTGGCACAGGTTTCTCACCCGCAGGGATCTCAAATGGTGCAAGGGGCACAGCAACACGGTTCTCAAATGGGACAACACTTGCAACAGCAGGGGCAACCCCCAGTGTCACAACCACATCACTTCATGCAGCAAATGATGCAGTATCCAGCTCAGCATATCCCGCAGCAGCAGCCAATCCAGCACATGCCTCAGCAGTCAACTCAGCAAGTGCTGCAGCAGCCTGGGCAGCAAATGCCACAACAAGCCATTCAGCAAATGCCCCAGCAGCTGGGGCAACAAACACCACAGCATCAAGGTTCACAAATGGCACAACCGCAAGCGCATCAATTTACACATCCTCAGCTGCAATATATGGCATATCAGCAAAGCATGATTCCACAAGGGCAGCAAAGTTCACAGCAGCAGGCCCAGCATGATGCACAAGGGCAGCAATTTGCAAATCAACAGGAGTATAAGGCAGCATTCCCAAATAGGGAGGAAGTTGATTTTCAAAACAGAAACCAAATTGGATTTTCTCCATCCCAGTTCCAGCAACCTGGGACCTCATCTATTCATAACCTGCCTGCTGGGAGCAATTCAGTTCAGATGCCTCAGATGGGTGTTCATTCAGGTCAAGCCCAACAATATGGTGGCTCTTTGGGGAGCATGCAGCAACCCTCTATGGGTCAATTGCAGCAAACTAGGCCTGATTTGGTTCACCAGCAACATGGTCCTAGATTTCAAAATCAGTTGGGCCCAGCAATGATGCATAGTCAGCAGTCTAATGTGCCCCCTGTTGGATCAAAGGTGGGGCATGAGGATAACTTACATGGTAGAACTGGAAATGAATACTACTTTAATGCTAACAAGGAAGGGCCAACTGGTCCCCAAGATCCCAAGCTTGCAGTAATACCTATGGCTAGAAACCCTCAG GAGATGAGGATCAGTGGTGCTCCATTTCAAAGTCCCAAGCCTGGTCATGCCAATGCAGTGAATGCTGTCACAGGACATGCCATGCATATGCACGGCCATGCAGCAGGTGGTCCTCCATTCTCAAGTAATGCTTTGATGAGGTCTCCTTTTGTGGGATCTACAGATGTTACTGGTCTCTCACCTGTTGAAGTTTACCGGCAACAGCACGAAGTTTCAGCAACG GGGGACAATGTTCCAGCACCATTCATGACATTTGAAGAGACTGGATTCCCTCCAGAGATATTGAGAGAG ATATATTCGGCTGGATTCTCATCTCCCACACCAATTCAGGCGCAGACATGGCCGATTGCCTTGCAAAGTAGGGACATAGTGGCAATTGCAAAAACAGGTTCTGGGAAAACATTGGGCTATTTGATCCCTGCCTTCATGCTTCTTAGGCATTGCCGTAATGATCCTCAGAACGGCCCAACAGTGTTGGTTTTGGCTCCAACCCGGGAACTTGCTACACAGATACAAGAAGAAGTCATGAAATTTGGCCGATCATCCGGAATCTCCTGCACG TGCTTATATGGTGGTGCTTCAAAGGGCCTACAGCTAAAAGAATTAGATCGAGGGGCAGATATTGTTGTGGCAACTCCTGGTCGGCTAAACGACATCCTTGAGAGTAAGAAGATTGACTTTATACAAGTTTCACTTCTTGTGCTTGATGAGGCTGATCGAATGCTTGACATGGGTTTTGAACCTCAAATTCGTAAGATTGTGAATGAGATACCCCCACGCAGACAAACTCTTATGTACACAGCAACTTGGCCCAAAGAAGTAAGAAAAATAGCTGGTGATCTTCTTGTCAATCCTGTCCAGGTTAACATTGGCAGTGTCGATGAGCTTGCTGCAAACAAGGCTATCACACAG TATGTTGAGGTTGTTCCACAAATGGAGAAGCAGAGGCGCTTGGAGCAGATCCTTAGATCCCAAGAACGAGGTTCAAAGATCATTATTTTCTGTTCCACAAAGAGATTGTGTGATCAGCTTGCACGTAGTATTGGACGTAGTTTTGGGGCTGCTGCAATTCATGGAGACAAGTCTCAGGGTGAGAGAGACTATGTTTTAAATCAGTTCAGGAGTGGAAAGTCTCCAATATTAGTTGCGACGGATGTTGCTGCCCGTGGGCTTGACATCAAAGATATAAG GGTGGTAATCAACTATGATTTCCCTACCGGGGTTGAGGACTATGTCCACCGAATTGGAAGAACTGGGAGGGCTGGTGCAACTGGAATGTCATACACCTTTTTCTCTGAGCAGGACTGGAAATATGCAGCTGATCTGATCAAAGTTTTGGAGGGGGCTAACCAGCTTGTGCCCCAAGAGGTGCGAGAGATTGCTTTACGTGGTGCACCAGGTTTTGTCAAGGATCGGGGTGGGATTAGCCATTTTGATtctggtagtggtggtggtggttatgGTCGTTATGATTCTGGTGGGCGTGGTGGCATGAGGGATGGTGGCTTTGGTGGGCGTGGTGGCAGAGATGGCAACTTTGGTGGGCGTGGAGGCATGAGGGCTGGTGGTTTTGGTGGACGAGGTGGCATGAGAGATGGTGCCGTTAGTGGGCATGGTGGGAGAAGTGATTTTTTTCCTGGTCGTAGCAACAGGGGACGTGGGTTTGGTGGTCCTAGTGGTAGTAATGTTGGTTGGGGTAGGAATGATCGTGGCCCATATGATCGGTACAACAATATGGATGGGCGTGGACGGGGACGTGGGCGGGGAAGATTTGACAACAGAAGAGACGTTGATAGGAAGAGAGGCAGAAGTTATAGCCGTAGCCCTGAAAAAGTTAGAACATGGGGTTATAGCAGAAGCAGCAGCCGCAGCCGCAGCCGCAGCCGTAGTCGAAGCCGAAGTAGGAGTAGGAGCTGGAGCAGGGGTCGTAGCTACAGCCGCAGCCCTCGCCGCAGCCGTAGTTGTAGCTACAGCCGCAGCCCTCGCCGTAGTCGCAGCCGTAGCCACAGCCGCAGCTATGACAAATATGAGAGGCCACATGAAAGAAACTCCAATGAGAAAGATGTTACGATGCCTGCATTTGAGGCTGCGCCTGAATCAGGGATGTCTCCTATGTCCCCAGGCACACGAGGGAATGCATCCCCTGGAGCCAATCTCATTGCACAGCTACCAGTGGTTGAGAGTACCGAAGCAGGGCTTCCAGAGGATGCTGTAGTCTTGTCCCATCAATCAGCTGCTGCACCTTAA